In Flavobacterium sp. N1736, the following are encoded in one genomic region:
- a CDS encoding type IX secretion system membrane protein PorP/SprF, producing MKKLILVFVFFSAVCSAQQDAQFTQYMYNTIEINPAYAGSRGVLSVFGLYRTQWVGLDGAPETSTFSVNTPLNNKKLGLGVSLVNDKIGPTNENTLSADFSYSIPTSESFKLSFGIKATANLFNLDVNKLSFENQDDPQFQDLQNKFTPNVGAGIYWHSDKAYLGLSVPNFIQTNRYSDDDVAIFKEKINYYFMAGYVFNLDHLEYIKFKPAILTKMVEGAPLQVDVSGNFMFNDKFVVGLAYRWSASVSALAGFQVTNGLYIGYGYDHETTNLRKYNSGSHEIFLRFDFFNNYNRMTSPRFF from the coding sequence ATGAAAAAATTAATTTTAGTTTTTGTGTTTTTCTCAGCAGTGTGTTCCGCACAGCAAGATGCTCAATTTACGCAATACATGTATAATACCATCGAAATTAATCCGGCTTATGCGGGTTCGCGTGGTGTTTTAAGTGTTTTTGGTTTGTATCGTACGCAATGGGTTGGGCTTGATGGCGCTCCTGAAACAAGTACTTTTTCTGTAAATACACCTTTAAATAATAAAAAATTAGGATTAGGTGTTTCGTTGGTAAATGATAAAATCGGACCAACAAACGAAAATACTTTATCGGCTGATTTCTCGTATAGTATTCCAACTTCTGAATCATTTAAGCTTTCGTTTGGAATAAAAGCAACGGCGAATCTTTTCAATTTAGATGTAAATAAATTAAGTTTTGAAAATCAGGATGATCCGCAGTTTCAGGATTTACAAAATAAATTTACACCAAATGTCGGAGCAGGTATTTACTGGCATTCAGACAAAGCATATTTAGGATTATCAGTTCCTAATTTCATACAAACAAATCGCTATAGTGATGATGATGTTGCCATTTTTAAAGAAAAAATCAACTATTATTTTATGGCAGGTTATGTATTTAATTTAGATCATTTAGAATATATAAAATTCAAACCGGCCATATTAACCAAAATGGTCGAAGGAGCACCTTTGCAGGTTGATGTTTCAGGAAATTTTATGTTCAATGATAAATTTGTGGTTGGTCTTGCCTATCGCTGGAGCGCTTCGGTAAGTGCATTGGCAGGTTTTCAGGTTACAAATGGTTTGTATATTGGTTATGGTTACGATCATGAAACTACCAATCTAAGAAAATACAATTCAGGATCGCACGAGATTTTCTTACGTTTTGACTTTTTTAATAATTATAATAGAATGACATCACCAAGATTCTTTTAA
- a CDS encoding OmpA family protein: protein MKIKNLAYSFLFFCFSITVNAQDSNAKNADKKYDNYAYADAIKLYENAIKKGYRDENILQKLGNSYYFTGDLAQALKSYEELFALNRNQEAEYLYRYSQCLKSAGNYSKSDEILDLFSEKAPLDKRGIIFKKNRNYLDDIKINSGRYEIADAGINSKDSDYGSVLLDNKLVFTSARDTGSIVKRNFKWTNKPISALYAVDLMPDGSIGIPVFFHKKDLKTRFNESTPVFTKDGKTMYFTKNNSINGKKGQSENKITLLKLYKAIFINEEWGSIQELPFNSDQYSVAHPALSPDEKTLYFASDMPGSLGQSDLFKVSINSDGTYGKPENLGAEINTEGRETFPFISNDNEIYFASDGRPGLGGLDVFVSKINNDGSYDEVQNLGERINSKQDDFAFIINSKNRNGFFSSNRENGHGLDDVYRFTEIRKLICEQDLMGTVTDTETNETLPNVTLSLFNEASQFISEAVSDQNGNYIFPNIKCGKKYFIKTSKTDYEIKEIPLAIKRLSGKTTLPIAIQKKFTPLVAKTIVVKATKVNPVIIKSIKVGTDLAKLLHIPMNFFDLGKATIKKSSEPDLMKIVDILNQYPTLKLDIRSHTDSRQSAENNMILSEKRAQSTKNWLIQKGIDGNRLNAKGYGETQLVNRCADGVKCTEKEHQQNRRSEFIITYL, encoded by the coding sequence ATGAAGATTAAAAATTTAGCTTACAGCTTTTTGTTTTTTTGCTTTTCTATTACTGTAAATGCTCAGGATTCTAATGCAAAAAATGCAGATAAAAAGTATGATAATTATGCTTATGCCGATGCAATAAAATTATACGAAAATGCAATAAAAAAAGGCTATAGAGACGAAAACATACTTCAAAAACTGGGTAACTCGTATTATTTTACGGGAGATTTGGCACAAGCCTTAAAAAGCTATGAAGAATTGTTTGCACTGAATCGAAATCAGGAAGCAGAGTATTTATACCGATATTCTCAATGCTTAAAATCAGCCGGAAATTATAGTAAGTCTGATGAAATTTTAGATCTTTTTAGCGAAAAAGCCCCTTTGGATAAAAGAGGAATTATATTCAAAAAAAACAGAAATTATTTAGATGATATTAAAATAAATTCAGGCCGATATGAAATTGCCGATGCCGGAATTAATTCTAAAGACTCTGATTATGGAAGCGTACTTTTAGACAATAAACTGGTTTTTACATCAGCCAGAGATACGGGATCAATTGTAAAAAGAAATTTTAAGTGGACAAACAAACCCATTTCGGCTTTGTATGCTGTCGATTTAATGCCAGACGGAAGTATTGGTATACCAGTATTTTTTCATAAAAAAGATTTAAAAACAAGATTTAATGAATCGACGCCTGTTTTTACAAAAGATGGAAAAACAATGTATTTTACCAAAAACAATTCGATAAACGGTAAAAAAGGACAAAGCGAAAATAAGATTACACTTTTAAAACTCTATAAAGCAATCTTTATTAATGAAGAATGGGGCAGTATTCAGGAACTTCCTTTTAATAGTGATCAATATAGTGTGGCGCATCCGGCTTTAAGTCCAGATGAAAAAACATTGTATTTTGCGTCTGATATGCCGGGATCCCTTGGGCAGTCTGATTTGTTTAAAGTAAGTATAAACTCCGATGGCACTTATGGAAAACCAGAAAATTTAGGCGCAGAAATTAATACCGAAGGCAGAGAAACATTTCCGTTTATATCAAATGATAATGAAATTTATTTTGCAAGTGATGGAAGACCGGGTTTGGGCGGACTTGATGTTTTTGTCTCAAAAATAAATAACGACGGTTCTTATGATGAGGTACAAAATTTGGGAGAACGAATAAATAGTAAACAAGACGATTTTGCTTTTATAATTAATAGTAAAAACAGAAACGGTTTCTTTTCTTCAAATAGAGAAAATGGACACGGACTTGATGATGTTTATCGTTTTACAGAAATACGAAAACTTATTTGCGAACAGGATTTAATGGGAACCGTGACAGATACAGAAACAAATGAAACACTGCCAAACGTAACCTTATCATTGTTTAATGAAGCTTCTCAATTTATATCAGAAGCTGTTTCGGATCAAAACGGAAACTATATTTTTCCAAATATAAAATGCGGTAAAAAATATTTCATAAAAACATCTAAAACAGATTATGAAATAAAAGAAATTCCATTAGCGATAAAAAGACTTTCAGGAAAAACGACATTACCAATTGCTATTCAAAAGAAATTTACACCTTTAGTAGCAAAAACAATTGTGGTAAAAGCGACAAAAGTTAATCCGGTAATCATTAAATCGATAAAAGTAGGAACAGATTTAGCAAAACTGCTACATATTCCGATGAACTTTTTTGATTTAGGAAAAGCAACAATCAAAAAAAGCTCAGAACCGGATTTAATGAAAATTGTAGATATTTTAAACCAATATCCAACCTTAAAATTAGATATTCGTTCACACACAGACAGCCGACAATCTGCTGAAAATAATATGATTTTATCAGAGAAAAGAGCACAATCGACCAAAAATTGGTTAATACAAAAAGGAATTGACGGTAATAGATTAAATGCAAAAGGATACGGAGAAACACAATTAGTAAACCGTTGTGCCGATGGCGTAAAATGTACCGAAAAAGAACATCAACAAAACAGAAGAAGCGAATTTATAATTACCTACTTATAA
- a CDS encoding helix-turn-helix domain-containing protein → MENDRYKLEIVRLGLLIKELRIKEKIAQQQLAILCNVDRKTIYRIEKGEQNITISLLFTIAESLKINPSILISKIFSKNQ, encoded by the coding sequence GTGGAAAATGATAGATACAAGTTAGAGATTGTTCGATTAGGATTACTGATCAAGGAACTTAGAATAAAAGAAAAAATTGCGCAACAACAATTGGCAATATTGTGCAATGTTGATAGAAAAACTATTTATCGAATTGAAAAAGGAGAACAAAATATTACTATTAGTTTGCTTTTTACAATAGCTGAATCATTGAAAATAAATCCAAGTATCTTAATAAGTAAAATATTTTCTAAAAATCAATAA
- a CDS encoding CBS domain-containing protein, whose translation MTVEQILNAKGRNVFSVRSTTTVYEALKVMGDKNIGAILVIDGSDLKGILSERDYARKIVLKDKSSKETFVHEIMESTVFSVKLSNNIEDCMELMSTKRIRHLPVLENEIVVGIISISDVVKAIIEIQKDTINHLNSYISQ comes from the coding sequence ATGACTGTAGAACAAATATTAAATGCAAAAGGAAGAAATGTTTTTTCAGTGCGCTCAACAACAACTGTTTATGAGGCATTGAAAGTAATGGGTGATAAAAATATCGGAGCAATTCTTGTAATAGACGGATCTGATTTAAAAGGTATTTTGTCTGAAAGGGATTATGCCCGAAAAATTGTTTTAAAAGACAAATCATCCAAAGAAACTTTTGTTCACGAAATCATGGAAAGTACTGTCTTTTCTGTTAAGCTTTCAAACAATATCGAAGATTGTATGGAACTTATGAGTACAAAAAGAATCAGACATTTACCTGTTTTAGAAAACGAAATTGTAGTTGGAATAATTTCTATAAGCGATGTTGTTAAGGCAATTATAGAAATTCAGAAAGACACAATTAATCATTTAAATTCTTATATCTCACAGTAA
- a CDS encoding NADP-dependent malic enzyme encodes MNKESKRREALLYHSEPTPGKIQVVPTKKYATQRDLSLAYSPGVAEPCLEIAANVEDVYKYTAKGNLVAVISNGTAVLGLGDIGPEASKPVMEGKGLLFKIFSDIDVFDIEIGTKDIEEFIQTVKNIAPTFGGINLEDIKAPESFEIERRLVEELDIPVMHDDQHGTAIISSAALINALELAGKKAEDVKMVVSGAGSAAIACTDLYVLLGVKVENIMMFNSKGLLTKGNPALSDLQLKYAVDGAKIELSEAVKGADVFIGLSSGDILSPEMLLTMKDNPIVFAMANPNPEIDYNLAVETRKDVIMATGRSDFPNQVNNVLGFPYIFRGALDVRATKINEAMKMAAVKALAILAKEPVPEQVNVAYGATKLGFGQEYIIPKPFDPRLITIVAPAVAKAAMDSGVAKSPITDWAAYEDVLRERMGNDNKMVRLMTNRAKMDPKRIVFAEADQLNVLKAAQIVYEDGIGFPILLGDKDVILGLKKELGFDAELEIIDPKTNEEAARRNKFATAYWETRERRGVSLLDSQKFMRERNYFAAMMVNSGEADALVTGHTRSYPSVVKPMLQLIDKAHGASLVATANMMLTSRGPMFLSDTAININPTSEDLVNIAIMTAKTAKMFGVEPVIAMVSFSNFGSSTSPGAAKVRDAVAYLHKNHPELIVDGEIQADFALNPEMLQEKFPFSKLAGKKVNTLIFPNLESANITYKLLKELYKVNSIGPIMMGMGKPVHIFQLGASVEEMVNMAAIAVIDAQEKENKKNKLAKE; translated from the coding sequence ATGAACAAAGAGAGTAAAAGAAGAGAGGCGTTACTGTACCATTCAGAACCAACTCCAGGAAAAATTCAGGTAGTTCCAACAAAAAAATATGCAACGCAAAGAGATTTATCTTTGGCTTATTCGCCGGGTGTTGCCGAGCCATGTTTAGAAATTGCAGCAAACGTAGAAGACGTTTACAAATATACAGCAAAAGGAAATTTAGTTGCCGTTATCTCAAACGGTACTGCTGTTTTAGGACTTGGGGATATTGGTCCTGAGGCTTCTAAACCAGTTATGGAAGGAAAAGGTTTATTGTTTAAAATATTTTCGGATATCGATGTTTTTGATATCGAAATTGGAACAAAAGATATTGAAGAGTTTATCCAGACGGTAAAAAATATCGCACCAACTTTTGGAGGTATAAATCTGGAAGATATTAAAGCACCGGAATCTTTTGAAATCGAAAGAAGACTGGTTGAAGAATTAGATATTCCGGTAATGCACGATGATCAGCATGGTACGGCAATTATTTCTTCGGCAGCTTTGATCAACGCGCTTGAATTAGCAGGAAAAAAAGCAGAAGATGTAAAAATGGTAGTTTCCGGAGCAGGTTCTGCTGCGATAGCTTGTACAGATTTATATGTTTTATTAGGCGTAAAAGTCGAAAATATAATGATGTTTAACAGTAAAGGACTTTTAACAAAAGGCAATCCTGCACTATCAGATTTACAATTAAAATACGCTGTTGATGGCGCTAAAATTGAGTTGTCAGAAGCTGTAAAAGGTGCCGATGTATTTATTGGTTTATCTTCGGGAGATATTCTTTCGCCAGAAATGCTATTAACAATGAAAGACAATCCGATTGTTTTTGCAATGGCAAATCCAAATCCTGAAATCGATTATAATTTAGCTGTAGAAACGCGTAAAGACGTTATTATGGCTACAGGACGTTCTGACTTTCCTAATCAGGTTAATAATGTTTTAGGTTTTCCATATATTTTTAGAGGAGCTTTAGACGTAAGAGCTACAAAAATTAACGAAGCTATGAAAATGGCGGCGGTAAAAGCGTTGGCTATTTTGGCTAAAGAACCAGTTCCAGAGCAGGTTAACGTAGCTTATGGAGCAACAAAATTAGGTTTTGGTCAGGAATATATTATTCCTAAACCGTTTGACCCGCGTTTAATTACTATTGTAGCGCCTGCTGTTGCAAAAGCTGCAATGGACTCTGGGGTTGCAAAAAGTCCTATTACAGACTGGGCAGCTTATGAAGATGTGCTTCGTGAACGTATGGGGAATGATAATAAAATGGTGCGTTTAATGACAAACCGTGCAAAAATGGATCCTAAACGAATTGTTTTTGCAGAGGCAGATCAATTAAATGTACTAAAAGCAGCTCAGATTGTTTATGAGGACGGTATTGGTTTTCCGATTTTATTAGGTGATAAAGATGTAATCTTAGGGCTTAAAAAAGAATTAGGTTTTGATGCTGAACTTGAAATCATCGATCCTAAAACCAATGAAGAAGCTGCAAGACGTAATAAATTTGCAACTGCATATTGGGAAACAAGAGAAAGAAGAGGAGTTTCGTTACTTGATTCTCAAAAATTCATGCGCGAGAGAAACTATTTTGCCGCAATGATGGTAAACTCAGGCGAAGCAGATGCCTTAGTTACAGGTCATACAAGAAGTTATCCAAGTGTTGTAAAACCAATGTTACAATTAATTGATAAAGCACACGGAGCGTCACTTGTGGCAACTGCAAATATGATGTTAACATCTCGCGGGCCAATGTTTTTGTCAGATACGGCGATAAACATAAATCCAACTTCTGAAGATTTGGTAAATATTGCAATTATGACGGCTAAAACTGCCAAAATGTTTGGTGTTGAACCGGTTATTGCAATGGTTTCATTCTCAAACTTTGGATCATCTACAAGCCCTGGAGCGGCAAAAGTTAGAGATGCTGTAGCATATTTACATAAAAATCATCCTGAATTGATTGTTGACGGTGAAATTCAGGCAGATTTTGCTTTGAATCCGGAAATGCTTCAGGAAAAATTCCCTTTCTCTAAACTGGCAGGTAAAAAAGTTAATACATTGATTTTCCCTAATTTAGAATCGGCAAATATTACTTATAAATTGCTAAAAGAATTATACAAAGTAAATTCTATTGGTCCAATTATGATGGGTATGGGCAAACCGGTTCACATTTTTCAATTAGGCGCCAGCGTAGAAGAAATGGTAAATATGGCGGCAATTGCAGTAATTGATGCTCAGGAAAAAGAAAATAAAAAAAATAAACTGGCTAAAGAATAG
- the ruvA gene encoding Holliday junction branch migration protein RuvA — translation MIAHLQGKLVEKNPTEVVIDCGGVGYHVNISLHTFSLLPNADFIKLYTHLLIKEDAHTLFGFVEKSEREIFRMLLSVSGIGANIARTMLSSIEPRQIINAIASGDVGVIQSIKGIGNKTAQRVILDLKEKVLKLYDLDEVSVVQNNTNRDEALSALEVLGFVRKTSEKVVEKIVKEDPEATVETIIKKALKSL, via the coding sequence ATGATAGCACATTTGCAAGGAAAATTAGTGGAAAAAAACCCCACTGAAGTTGTAATTGACTGTGGTGGAGTAGGATACCATGTAAATATATCTCTACATACCTTTTCATTACTTCCTAATGCTGATTTTATAAAACTGTATACGCATCTTCTAATTAAGGAAGATGCGCATACTTTATTTGGATTTGTAGAAAAATCAGAACGAGAAATATTTAGAATGTTGTTATCTGTTTCAGGAATTGGAGCAAATATTGCCAGAACAATGTTATCATCCATAGAACCAAGGCAAATTATCAACGCTATTGCCTCTGGAGACGTAGGCGTTATACAATCTATAAAAGGAATTGGAAACAAAACAGCGCAAAGAGTTATACTGGATCTAAAAGAAAAAGTGTTAAAGTTGTACGATTTAGATGAAGTTTCGGTAGTTCAAAACAATACAAATCGAGATGAAGCGTTATCTGCTTTGGAAGTTTTAGGTTTTGTTCGAAAAACTTCAGAAAAAGTAGTTGAAAAGATCGTTAAAGAAGATCCTGAAGCTACAGTAGAGACAATCATCAAAAAAGCGTTAAAAAGCCTATAA